A portion of the Brevundimonas pondensis genome contains these proteins:
- the cckA gene encoding cell cycle histidine kinase CckA, whose protein sequence is MLTTTDSRGQDAMTISRPKAATTRRPTFDPWLVLMALGFALAFAAMVYPAFRANAMTAPGLILIFAAGVTALIWLFAFGRAEVRRASGDTAVEMLDAMAEPAALVWPSGQVLAYNAAWAEENGAVTALPRGKSAQALYMAFAQAREGHQGRAIVQIGAREIEVLIGQAGQGRFLVRAAPDAVLPVPQTAPVVAPAKVSGEARAMAAGAPFGSTVIAGDDLFAGRAEDSNAALAVLTGPAASGDAAFGHLFDLAGVTEAKTKLAAGSSGPIELVARAYPDRHLHLYVAPEGDKRRVWLFDVSSQKSMELQLSQAQKMQAVGQLAGGVAHDFNNLLTAIQMQLSELLERHPVGDPSYDGLNQIRQTGIRAADLVRKLLAFSRKSTVRRERLDLGELVGEFAVLLRRLLREDVRLETDYGRDMPLVLADKSQLETAVMNLAVNARDAMRGVVEPGAGVVTIKTRRLTEAQARDMGWREAAGEIALIEVSDTGPGVPPELLDKIFEPFFTTKAVNEGTGMGLATVYGIVQQAGGHISVTNIDGAGAAFRIFLPAASAEELVAAPVVEKAVKAAPRDLSGAGRILFVEDEAAVRGIAARLLRQRGYEVIEAADGEEALILAEEWAGQIDMMISDVIMPGLDGPSLLRKARPFLGDAPVMFISGYAESDFSDLLQDETGVSFLPKPLDIKTLAERVKQELHAG, encoded by the coding sequence ATGCTGACCACCACTGATTCGCGCGGGCAGGACGCCATGACGATTTCCCGGCCAAAAGCGGCGACGACGCGCCGTCCGACCTTTGACCCTTGGCTGGTGCTGATGGCCCTGGGTTTCGCCCTGGCCTTCGCCGCCATGGTCTATCCGGCCTTTCGCGCCAATGCGATGACAGCGCCGGGGTTGATCCTGATCTTCGCGGCCGGGGTCACGGCCCTGATCTGGCTGTTCGCCTTCGGACGCGCGGAAGTGCGCCGCGCCAGCGGCGATACGGCGGTCGAGATGCTGGACGCCATGGCTGAGCCCGCCGCCCTGGTCTGGCCGTCCGGTCAGGTGCTGGCCTACAACGCCGCCTGGGCCGAGGAGAACGGCGCCGTCACCGCCCTGCCGCGCGGCAAGTCGGCCCAGGCCCTCTACATGGCCTTCGCCCAGGCCCGCGAAGGCCATCAGGGCCGCGCCATCGTCCAGATCGGCGCCCGCGAGATCGAGGTCCTGATCGGTCAGGCGGGGCAGGGGCGTTTCCTGGTCCGCGCCGCGCCCGACGCCGTCCTGCCGGTGCCGCAGACCGCGCCCGTCGTCGCCCCCGCCAAGGTCAGCGGCGAGGCGCGCGCCATGGCCGCCGGCGCGCCCTTCGGGTCCACGGTGATCGCCGGCGACGACCTGTTCGCGGGCAGGGCCGAGGATTCCAACGCGGCGCTGGCTGTCCTCACCGGCCCCGCCGCCTCGGGCGACGCCGCCTTCGGTCACCTGTTCGATCTGGCGGGCGTGACCGAGGCGAAAACCAAGCTGGCGGCTGGGTCTTCTGGCCCGATCGAGCTGGTGGCGCGCGCCTATCCCGACCGTCACCTGCACCTTTATGTCGCGCCGGAAGGCGACAAGCGCCGCGTCTGGCTGTTCGACGTCTCGTCGCAGAAGTCGATGGAGCTGCAGCTGTCGCAGGCCCAGAAGATGCAGGCCGTGGGCCAGCTGGCCGGCGGCGTGGCGCACGACTTCAACAACCTGCTGACCGCCATCCAGATGCAGCTGTCCGAGCTGCTGGAGCGGCACCCGGTCGGCGATCCCTCCTATGACGGGCTGAACCAGATCCGCCAGACCGGCATCCGCGCCGCCGATCTGGTGCGCAAGCTGCTGGCCTTCTCGCGCAAGTCCACGGTGCGGCGCGAGCGTCTGGATCTCGGCGAACTGGTCGGCGAGTTCGCCGTCCTGCTGCGCCGCCTGCTGCGCGAGGACGTGCGTCTGGAGACCGACTACGGCCGCGACATGCCGCTGGTCCTGGCCGACAAGAGCCAGTTGGAGACCGCCGTCATGAACCTGGCGGTCAACGCCCGCGACGCCATGCGCGGCGTGGTCGAGCCGGGCGCGGGCGTCGTCACCATCAAGACCCGTCGTCTGACCGAGGCTCAGGCCCGCGACATGGGCTGGCGCGAGGCCGCGGGCGAGATCGCCCTGATCGAGGTGTCCGACACTGGCCCCGGCGTGCCGCCCGAACTGCTGGACAAGATCTTCGAGCCCTTCTTCACCACCAAGGCGGTCAACGAAGGCACCGGCATGGGCCTGGCCACCGTCTACGGCATCGTCCAGCAGGCGGGCGGCCACATCAGCGTCACCAATATCGACGGGGCCGGCGCCGCCTTCCGCATCTTCCTGCCCGCCGCCTCGGCCGAGGAACTGGTCGCCGCCCCGGTGGTCGAAAAGGCGGTCAAGGCCGCGCCGCGCGACCTGTCGGGCGCGGGCCGCATCCTGTTCGTCGAGGACGAGGCCGCCGTGCGCGGCATCGCCGCCCGCCTGCTGCGCCAGCGCGGCTATGAAGTGATCGAGGCCGCCGACGGCGAGGAGGCCCTGATCCTGGCCGAGGAATGGGCCGGTCAGATCGACATGATGATCTCCGACGTCATCATGCCGGGCCTGGACGGTCCGTCCCTGCTGCGCAAGGCGCGGCCCTTCCTCGGCGACGCCCCGGTCATGTTCATCTCGGGCTATGCCGAAAGCGACTTCTCGGACCTGCTGCAGGACGAGACTGGCGTCTCCTTCCTGCCCAAGCCGCTGGACATCAAGACCCTGGCCGAGCGCGTGAAACAGGAACTGCACGCGGGCTGA
- a CDS encoding superoxide dismutase — protein MAFTLPPLPYAHDALEPAIDKETMSFHYDKHHQTYVDNLNKAVAAAGVEGQSFDELFAKMSTLPVAVRNNAGGVWNHTFFWNSLAPVGTGGAPSAELAAAIDADLGGMDAFKEAFNAAGLGRFGSGWAWLIVQDGKLKIISTPNQDNSLMDFAEEKGAPLLVADVWEHAYYLKYQNRRAEFLAAFWSIVNWNKVNELYAAAKG, from the coding sequence ATGGCCTTCACCCTGCCCCCGCTGCCCTACGCCCACGACGCGCTGGAGCCCGCCATCGACAAGGAGACGATGAGCTTCCACTACGACAAGCACCATCAGACCTATGTCGACAACCTGAACAAGGCCGTCGCCGCCGCGGGCGTCGAGGGCCAGTCGTTCGACGAGTTGTTCGCCAAGATGTCGACCCTGCCGGTCGCCGTGCGCAACAACGCCGGCGGCGTGTGGAATCACACCTTCTTCTGGAACAGCCTGGCCCCCGTCGGCACGGGCGGCGCGCCCTCGGCTGAACTGGCCGCCGCCATCGACGCCGACCTCGGCGGCATGGACGCCTTCAAGGAGGCCTTCAACGCCGCCGGCCTGGGTCGCTTTGGTTCGGGCTGGGCCTGGCTGATCGTGCAGGACGGCAAGCTGAAGATCATCTCGACGCCGAACCAGGACAACTCCCTGATGGACTTCGCCGAGGAGAAGGGCGCGCCCCTGCTCGTCGCCGACGTCTGGGAGCACGCCTACTACCTGAAGTACCAGAACCGCCGCGCCGAGTTCCTGGCCGCCTTCTGGTCCATCGTGAACTGGAACAAGGTCAACGAGCTGTACGCCGCCGCCAAGGGCTGA
- the rpsD gene encoding 30S ribosomal protein S4 has protein sequence MSKRHSAKYKIDRAMGENLWGRAKSPVNKRSYGPGQHGQRRKSKVSDFGLQLKAKQKLKGYYGNITEKQFSAIYAEAGRRKGNTSENLIGLLESRLDAIVYRAKFVPTVWAARQFVSHGHVTVDGKKVDIGSYRVKPGQVIEVKEKSRNMALVLEAQQSSERDIPDYLEQGDRGFSIRYVRVPELSDVPYPVKMEPNLVVEYYSS, from the coding sequence ATGTCGAAGCGCCATAGCGCCAAGTACAAAATCGACCGCGCCATGGGTGAAAACCTGTGGGGCCGCGCCAAGTCGCCGGTCAACAAGCGTTCGTACGGCCCGGGCCAGCACGGCCAGCGTCGTAAGTCGAAGGTTTCGGACTTCGGCCTGCAGCTGAAGGCCAAGCAGAAGCTCAAGGGCTACTACGGCAACATCACCGAGAAGCAATTCTCGGCCATCTACGCCGAAGCCGGCCGCCGCAAGGGCAACACCTCGGAAAACCTGATCGGTCTGCTGGAATCGCGCCTGGACGCCATCGTCTACCGCGCCAAGTTCGTCCCGACCGTCTGGGCCGCTCGCCAGTTCGTCAGCCACGGCCACGTGACCGTCGACGGCAAGAAGGTCGACATCGGTTCGTACCGCGTCAAGCCGGGCCAGGTCATCGAGGTCAAGGAAAAGTCGCGCAACATGGCTCTGGTGCTCGAAGCCCAGCAGTCGTCGGAACGCGATATCCCTGACTACCTGGAGCAGGGTGATCGCGGCTTCTCGATCCGCTACGTCCGCGTTCCGGAGCTGTCGGACGTGCCGTACCCGGTCAAGATGGAACCGAACCTGGTCGTCGAATACTACTCGTCCTGA
- a CDS encoding bifunctional diguanylate cyclase/phosphodiesterase, which yields MRIVDCLTNAHNLALVALAALICVLGSWITVSLLKRVRSTRSGTRAAWAFLGAVAGGATVWCTHFVAMIAYEPGIQVTYEPGLTGLSLFVAICGCGAAFLTASLRFNGSALVGGALFGLTVAGMHFIGMAAFAVDAVIQWSSAYVAVAVAGSLLFGAASFKAEKLSTTARGSGLAVLLMVLGIVILHFTAMSAMTILPFAPVEGALTGDDARQAIAIGVAGVGLLVLGAGAASYVLDTQSRGQAEARLQHLIEGGVDGMAVERNGVIVGANTALLNMIGVERQALIGQSLSVWAEDVMRLSDGDMVQSSLTTAGDEVLPVELAAKRDHASEGEVMIYAVRDLRARQAQERRIAHLARNDSLTGLPNRASFLERLNRQTTTLKSGETLALFSLDLDRFKEVNDLYGHAVGDQLLCHISDHLRAALKDGEFVARQGGDEFVAMASVASREEALAVAERLRAAVVQPVTIDHADLSCGASIGVSLWPEDAEQLSSLINNADLAMYRAKGSLTVDICFYEADMDQAVRARRRVTQALREALDNERFELHYQVQASVQTGKATGYEVLLRWKDEDGRYVPPSDFIPVAEETGLILPIGEWVLRQACKQAAAWAESHKIAVNLSPIQLSHVDLPGLVQQILKETGLDASRLELEITETAMISDMERTTHVLRQLKALGVTIAMDDFGTGYSSLSTLRAFPFDKIKLDRSFMTELDGDEPQSQAIIRAVLTIGESLSIPVLAEGVETAEQLAFLRAQGCNEVQGYLLGRPQPEADALTNGAAQIATPLSGGDQSAEARAAA from the coding sequence ATGCGTATCGTAGACTGTCTGACCAATGCCCATAACCTGGCCCTGGTCGCCCTGGCCGCCCTGATTTGCGTTCTGGGCAGTTGGATCACAGTAAGCCTGCTGAAGCGGGTCCGCAGCACGCGGTCCGGAACGCGCGCCGCCTGGGCCTTTCTGGGTGCGGTCGCTGGCGGGGCGACAGTCTGGTGCACCCACTTCGTCGCCATGATCGCCTATGAGCCGGGGATTCAGGTCACGTATGAGCCCGGCCTGACGGGACTGTCGTTGTTCGTCGCCATCTGCGGGTGCGGCGCCGCTTTTCTTACGGCTTCACTGCGGTTCAACGGATCGGCTCTGGTCGGCGGTGCTCTGTTCGGTCTGACCGTGGCCGGCATGCACTTCATCGGCATGGCGGCCTTCGCCGTCGACGCCGTCATCCAGTGGTCGAGCGCCTATGTCGCCGTGGCGGTGGCGGGGTCGCTCCTGTTCGGCGCCGCGTCCTTCAAGGCCGAGAAGCTGTCCACAACCGCGCGAGGCAGCGGACTGGCGGTTCTGTTGATGGTGCTGGGCATTGTCATTCTGCATTTCACGGCCATGTCGGCCATGACCATTCTGCCCTTTGCTCCGGTGGAGGGCGCTCTGACGGGCGATGATGCGCGCCAGGCCATCGCGATCGGCGTGGCGGGGGTGGGGTTGCTGGTTCTGGGCGCCGGCGCCGCCAGCTATGTGCTGGACACCCAGTCGCGCGGTCAGGCTGAAGCCCGTCTTCAGCACCTCATCGAAGGCGGCGTCGACGGCATGGCTGTCGAGCGCAATGGCGTCATCGTCGGCGCCAACACCGCCCTGTTGAATATGATCGGCGTCGAGCGTCAGGCCCTGATCGGACAAAGTCTCTCCGTCTGGGCCGAAGACGTGATGCGGTTGTCGGATGGCGACATGGTGCAGTCGTCGCTGACGACCGCCGGAGATGAGGTTCTGCCGGTCGAACTGGCCGCCAAGCGTGATCACGCCAGTGAAGGCGAAGTCATGATCTACGCCGTGCGGGACCTGCGTGCGCGCCAGGCCCAGGAACGCCGCATCGCTCACCTGGCCCGCAACGATAGTCTGACGGGCCTGCCGAACCGCGCTTCCTTCCTGGAGCGCCTGAATCGCCAGACGACCACGCTCAAGTCGGGCGAGACCCTGGCTCTGTTTTCCCTGGATCTGGACCGGTTCAAGGAGGTCAACGATCTATATGGCCATGCGGTGGGCGACCAGTTGCTGTGCCACATATCCGACCATCTGCGTGCGGCGCTGAAGGACGGCGAGTTCGTCGCCCGTCAGGGCGGGGACGAGTTCGTCGCCATGGCTTCGGTGGCTTCACGCGAAGAGGCTCTGGCTGTCGCTGAACGCCTGCGCGCGGCCGTTGTCCAGCCGGTCACCATCGACCACGCGGACCTGTCCTGCGGGGCCAGCATCGGCGTCTCCTTGTGGCCCGAGGATGCTGAACAGCTATCCAGCCTGATCAACAACGCCGACCTGGCCATGTATCGCGCCAAGGGCTCGCTGACGGTCGACATCTGCTTCTATGAGGCGGACATGGACCAGGCCGTGCGTGCGCGTCGCCGCGTCACCCAGGCCCTGCGCGAGGCGCTGGATAACGAACGCTTTGAACTCCACTATCAGGTCCAGGCTTCGGTTCAGACTGGCAAGGCGACGGGCTACGAGGTTCTGTTGCGCTGGAAGGACGAAGACGGTCGCTATGTGCCGCCGTCCGACTTCATCCCGGTGGCCGAGGAGACCGGCCTGATCCTGCCCATCGGCGAATGGGTGCTGCGTCAGGCCTGCAAGCAGGCCGCTGCCTGGGCCGAGTCGCACAAGATCGCGGTCAACCTGTCGCCAATCCAGCTCAGCCACGTCGATCTGCCCGGCCTGGTGCAACAGATCCTGAAGGAGACGGGGCTGGACGCCTCGCGTCTGGAACTGGAGATCACTGAGACGGCCATGATCAGCGACATGGAACGCACCACCCATGTCCTGCGTCAGTTGAAGGCCTTGGGCGTCACTATCGCCATGGACGACTTCGGCACCGGCTATTCGTCGCTGTCGACCCTGCGGGCCTTCCCCTTCGACAAGATCAAGCTGGACCGGTCCTTCATGACCGAGCTGGACGGCGACGAGCCGCAGTCGCAGGCCATTATCCGCGCCGTCCTGACCATCGGCGAAAGCCTGTCGATCCCGGTCCTCGCGGAGGGCGTCGAAACCGCTGAGCAGTTGGCCTTCCTGCGGGCTCAGGGATGCAACGAGGTTCAGGGCTATCTGCTGGGCCGGCCCCAGCCGGAGGCCGACGCGCTGACCAATGGCGCAGCTCAAATTGCGACACCGCTGTCAGGCGGGGATCAGTCCGCAGAGGCGCGCGCCGCCGCATAA
- a CDS encoding NADH:flavin oxidoreductase/NADH oxidase, translating to MSLLFTPRAVGPLTLKNRIVVAPMCQYSAVDGVPQPWHAQHIARLALSGAGLVVIEATGVEAAGRISWADTGLWNDEQEAAFARIIRDIRTYSDTPIGVQLAHAGRKASTNPPWIDRGGPAPADKAWETFSASAQAFKADWHTPTALDQAGMDRVVAAFVDSAKRADRAGFDLVELHAAHGYLLAQFLSPLSNERTDEYGGALENRMRFPLRVAKALRDAWPRTKALGARFNGSDWTEGGITPDEAATFGQALHAMGYDYLHLTSGGNVATARIPGDQLNYQIAFAETVKAAVPEANVMAVGMIVTPQQAEALLVEGKADLIAVARAVLDDPNWGHHAAVALGQPEGLPVQYERAGAAHWPGYAAARASAD from the coding sequence ATGAGCCTGCTGTTCACCCCGCGCGCCGTCGGGCCGCTGACGCTGAAGAACCGCATCGTCGTCGCCCCCATGTGCCAGTATTCGGCCGTGGACGGCGTACCCCAGCCCTGGCACGCCCAGCATATCGCCCGCCTGGCCCTGTCGGGCGCCGGACTGGTGGTGATCGAGGCGACCGGGGTCGAGGCGGCTGGCCGCATTTCCTGGGCCGACACCGGCCTGTGGAACGACGAACAGGAAGCCGCCTTCGCCCGGATCATCCGCGACATCCGCACCTATTCCGACACGCCCATCGGCGTCCAGCTGGCCCACGCCGGCCGCAAGGCCTCGACTAATCCGCCGTGGATAGACCGGGGCGGCCCCGCTCCCGCCGACAAGGCGTGGGAGACGTTTTCCGCCTCAGCCCAGGCCTTCAAGGCCGACTGGCACACGCCGACAGCCCTGGATCAGGCGGGTATGGACCGGGTGGTCGCCGCCTTTGTCGATTCAGCGAAACGCGCCGACCGGGCCGGGTTCGACCTGGTCGAGCTGCACGCCGCCCACGGCTATCTGCTGGCCCAGTTCCTGTCGCCGCTGTCGAATGAGCGAACCGACGAATACGGCGGCGCGCTGGAGAACCGGATGCGCTTCCCGCTGCGGGTGGCGAAGGCTCTGCGCGACGCCTGGCCCCGGACCAAGGCGCTCGGCGCGCGCTTCAACGGCTCGGACTGGACCGAAGGCGGCATTACGCCGGACGAGGCCGCAACCTTCGGTCAGGCCCTGCACGCCATGGGCTACGACTATCTGCACCTGACCAGCGGCGGCAATGTCGCCACGGCCCGCATTCCGGGCGATCAGCTCAACTATCAGATCGCCTTCGCCGAGACGGTCAAGGCGGCGGTCCCCGAGGCCAACGTCATGGCCGTAGGCATGATCGTCACCCCACAACAGGCGGAAGCCCTGCTGGTCGAGGGCAAGGCCGACCTGATCGCGGTCGCCCGCGCGGTGCTGGACGACCCCAACTGGGGCCACCACGCCGCCGTGGCCCTGGGTCAGCCGGAAGGCCTGCCCGTCCAGTACGAACGGGCCGGCGCCGCGCACTGGCCTGGTTATGCGGCGGCGCGCGCCTCTGCGGACTGA
- a CDS encoding acyl-CoA thioesterase, protein MARPQLTPREDREVFVVPLDVRSEHIDENNHVNNVVYVGWLQDVGTAHWNARFDEETRAKWSWVALRHEIDYLRAIAPGATGVVARTWVGDPQGPRFNRYVRIEDGEGRLCAQGVSEWCLVDAATLRPARIPTEMLGAFAA, encoded by the coding sequence ATGGCCCGGCCGCAACTGACCCCGCGTGAAGACCGCGAGGTCTTCGTCGTCCCTCTGGACGTGCGGTCGGAACACATCGACGAGAACAACCACGTCAACAACGTGGTCTATGTCGGCTGGCTGCAGGACGTCGGCACGGCCCACTGGAATGCGCGCTTCGACGAGGAAACGCGGGCGAAGTGGTCCTGGGTCGCCCTGCGGCACGAGATCGACTACCTGCGCGCCATCGCGCCGGGCGCGACGGGCGTCGTCGCCCGCACCTGGGTCGGCGACCCGCAAGGCCCACGCTTCAACCGCTATGTCCGCATCGAGGACGGCGAAGGCCGCCTGTGCGCCCAGGGCGTGTCGGAATGGTGTCTGGTCGACGCCGCCACCCTGCGCCCCGCCCGCATCCCGACGGAGATGCTGGGAGCGTTTGCGGCCTAG
- the grxD gene encoding Grx4 family monothiol glutaredoxin has translation MTADAAADPVHAFIAQTVAEHDVVLFMKGTPDAPRCGFSSLAVQILDHVGAPFVGVDVLQDEALRDGIKSFTDWPTIPQLYVKGEFVGGSDIVREMFQAGELQALMVEKGVALGEA, from the coding sequence ATGACCGCTGACGCCGCCGCCGACCCCGTCCACGCCTTCATCGCCCAGACCGTGGCCGAACATGACGTGGTCCTGTTCATGAAGGGCACGCCGGACGCGCCGCGCTGCGGCTTCTCCTCGCTGGCGGTGCAGATCCTCGACCACGTGGGCGCCCCCTTCGTCGGCGTCGACGTGCTTCAGGACGAAGCCCTGCGCGACGGCATCAAGAGCTTCACCGACTGGCCGACCATCCCCCAGCTCTACGTCAAGGGCGAGTTCGTCGGCGGTTCGGACATCGTGCGCGAGATGTTCCAGGCCGGCGAGCTTCAGGCCCTGATGGTCGAGAAGGGCGTCGCCCTCGGCGAGGCCTAA
- a CDS encoding LysR substrate-binding domain-containing protein, whose translation MFENLTPGAALPSLNALRAFEAMARTGSATLAGTELNVTHSAVSRQVKALEAQMGVRLFEGPRHALSLTRAGRDLLPGLTAAFDGIAAAVAGARGEGQDLHVAVNASLSVKWLIPRLADFGRRHPEVRVHLVELAPHAVSRRGADVMLRLLDPERIETLKAQVVVPNALGPVIAPSLAGDDARAAVLSAPRLTARTHLSGWKDWSVLSGHGATAASERPVAHLHFVLDAALAGWGAAVLPWALAAEAVADGRLLAPFGFHADGGAVAAIPGAGEPSRARRAFVRWLIEQGQAMPPAPGAN comes from the coding sequence ATGTTCGAAAACCTCACACCCGGCGCCGCCCTGCCCTCGCTGAACGCCCTGCGCGCCTTCGAGGCCATGGCGCGGACCGGCAGCGCCACCCTGGCCGGGACCGAGCTGAACGTGACGCACAGCGCCGTCAGCCGTCAGGTCAAGGCGCTGGAGGCGCAGATGGGGGTGCGGCTGTTCGAGGGGCCGCGCCACGCCCTGAGCCTGACGCGGGCGGGCCGCGACCTGCTGCCAGGCCTGACCGCCGCCTTTGACGGCATAGCCGCCGCCGTGGCGGGCGCACGCGGCGAGGGTCAGGACCTCCACGTCGCCGTCAACGCCAGCCTGTCGGTCAAATGGCTGATCCCGCGTCTGGCCGACTTCGGACGGCGACACCCCGAGGTCCGGGTGCATCTGGTCGAACTGGCGCCCCATGCGGTCAGCCGACGCGGAGCCGACGTCATGCTGCGCCTGCTGGACCCAGAACGGATCGAGACCCTGAAGGCCCAGGTGGTGGTCCCCAACGCCCTCGGCCCCGTCATCGCCCCCTCTCTAGCCGGGGACGACGCCCGCGCGGCGGTGCTGAGCGCGCCGCGCCTGACGGCCCGCACCCACCTGAGCGGCTGGAAGGACTGGTCCGTCCTCAGCGGCCATGGCGCGACCGCCGCGTCCGAGCGCCCGGTCGCCCACCTGCACTTTGTTCTGGACGCGGCCCTGGCGGGCTGGGGCGCGGCGGTCCTGCCCTGGGCCCTGGCGGCCGAGGCGGTCGCGGACGGGCGGTTGCTGGCGCCCTTCGGCTTTCACGCCGACGGCGGGGCGGTGGCCGCCATTCCCGGCGCAGGCGAGCCTTCTCGCGCACGGCGCGCCTTCGTCCGCTGGCTGATCGAGCAGGGTCAAGCCATGCCTCCCGCGCCAGGGGCGAACTGA
- a CDS encoding MFS transporter, producing MSSPASRLIVPVLGFGLIVAFASSYYLLGVLAEPLAAGTGTTPSLVFAGLSGAFLISAGLSPFGGRWVDRRGGREVLTAASVVFALGLAGLGLSQGPVSVVAAILMLGVGMGVGFYGPAFAVLVAIHGEEAKKPITAVSLIGAFGGALGWPMTLAMIEWVGWRGACFGWAGLHLLVCLPLYLTLLPDGRAGPRPSAETGRVRWDGRMIRLAVLFAGAWWIATAMSALLPRLLGRLGLDPAEAAGAASLMAGAAVVVRLLSFLTSGKGSPIAVLRLATLLHPLGAAVAFFGGKSLAGAVALGQGAGNGLLSVASGVLPLHLFGKANYATRQALILTPARFLQAAAPLSYGVLLDRSAGLALLASSAVCVLMFAMTFGLERRS from the coding sequence ATGTCGTCCCCTGCCTCTCGCCTGATCGTCCCCGTCCTCGGCTTCGGCCTGATCGTCGCCTTCGCCTCCAGCTACTACCTGCTGGGGGTGCTGGCCGAGCCGCTGGCGGCGGGGACAGGGACCACGCCGTCGCTGGTCTTCGCCGGTCTGTCGGGGGCCTTTCTGATCTCGGCGGGGCTCAGCCCCTTTGGCGGGCGCTGGGTCGACCGGCGCGGCGGGCGCGAGGTGCTGACGGCGGCCTCGGTCGTCTTCGCGCTTGGGCTGGCGGGGTTGGGCCTGTCGCAGGGGCCGGTCAGCGTGGTCGCGGCGATCCTGATGCTGGGGGTCGGCATGGGGGTGGGCTTCTATGGTCCCGCCTTTGCGGTCCTTGTGGCCATCCACGGCGAGGAGGCGAAAAAGCCGATCACGGCGGTGTCCCTGATCGGGGCCTTTGGCGGGGCGCTGGGCTGGCCCATGACCCTGGCCATGATCGAGTGGGTCGGCTGGCGCGGGGCCTGTTTCGGCTGGGCGGGGCTGCATCTGCTGGTCTGTCTGCCCCTCTATCTGACCTTGCTGCCCGATGGGCGCGCCGGGCCGCGTCCTTCGGCGGAGACGGGCCGGGTGCGCTGGGACGGAAGGATGATCCGACTGGCGGTCCTGTTCGCCGGGGCCTGGTGGATCGCCACGGCCATGAGCGCCCTCCTGCCGCGCCTGCTGGGTCGCCTGGGGCTGGACCCGGCCGAGGCGGCGGGCGCGGCCAGCCTGATGGCCGGAGCGGCGGTGGTTGTGCGGCTGCTGTCTTTCCTGACGTCGGGCAAGGGCTCGCCCATCGCCGTGCTGAGGCTGGCCACCCTGCTGCATCCGCTGGGGGCGGCGGTGGCCTTCTTCGGCGGCAAGTCGCTGGCCGGGGCGGTGGCCCTGGGACAGGGGGCGGGCAATGGTCTGCTGTCCGTGGCCTCGGGCGTCCTGCCGCTGCACCTGTTCGGTAAGGCGAACTACGCCACGCGGCAGGCCCTGATCCTGACCCCGGCCCGCTTCCTTCAGGCGGCGGCGCCGCTCAGCTACGGCGTCCTGCTGGACCGCTCGGCGGGGCTGGCGCTGCTGGCCTCCAGCGCGGTCTGCGTCCTGATGTTCGCCATGACCTTCGGGCTGGAGCGGCGGAGCTAG